GCTGCGCGCATATTGTGATGCGCCGCCCAGCTTGTCCTCTGCCGCCCTTCGGGATGCGACCTCCTCGGTGACATCCCGAGCTATGGTGCAAGCCCCGACGAAGCGACCTTCTTTGTCTTTTATCGGAGATATGCTGATCGAGACCTGAATGATCTGGCCATCCTTCCGTCGCCTCTGTGTCTCATAATGGTGGATCTTTTCCCCTTTCTTGATCCTCTCTAGGATTGCGGGCACCTCGTCCACGACCCCGGGAGGAATGAGTATGGATATTGGTTTACTCATCACTTCTTCGGCATGATAGCCATAGATGTTCTCCGCACCACGATTCCAGAATGTGATTATTCCATCTGAGTTCTTGGCTATTACAGCATCGTTCGAGGATTCTACGATGGAGGCAAAGAAGTAAGGGTTGGCTTCCATTATTCCACCTAATGGTAAGACTTTACCCAATGACCTATGCTCATCATCGCAGCTCATGTCTGTTTTATTTCCAGTCATAGCATGCCTTCAATAATTTTTTTGATTCAGCTCGGTCCGATAGTAATTCAATTCCGATTATATTGAATATTCTCCGATCCCGGTCAGTGCCAAAGATCCATTATGGAATTTATTGATGCCATTTAGGTCGAAATTCGATATGTTCGAGAAATGGAAATGAATAGGGAGCAAGATGGACCATAACTCGGCGAAAGGAATATCTTATATCTAATCGCCTTCAATGAATGAGGCCGGTGATTTCAATGAAAGGACTTCAGGAAGGAGATAAGGCACCTGCGTTCAAACTGCTGGACCAGGACGGAAAGGAAGTCGACATGGCCGAGCACATCGCCAAGAAAGTGCTGGTAATATACTTCTATCCGAAGGATTTCACATCGGGATGCACGATGGAGGCCCACGCATTCAGGGAGATGCACGAGGCCTTCCAGAAGGAAGGTGCTGAGATATTCGGAATAAGCGGCGATTCGGTGGAATCGCATAAGAAGTTCGCCATCGAGCATGAACTGCCATTCACTCTGCTGTCGGATCCAGGCAACAAGGTCCGGGACATGTTTGGGGCCTATGGATTGGCGCATGTCGTAGGCAGGGTGACCTATGTGGTGGACAAGAACGGAGTGATAAGGATGGTCTTCTCTTCCAACATACAGCCCAAGGATCACGTTGAGAGGTCCATCGAGAAGGTCAGGGAGCTCGCTAAGGCGTAGGCAGCTTCCGGACCAGCATGATCCCGTCCCTCACGGTGAGGAGGACGTTCTCGACCCTTTTATCGCCATTTATCTTCTCGTTCATGGCGACTATGGCGAGAGCGTCCTTGTCATCGACAGGGGGGTCTAGGACTTTTCCGTACCAGAGCATGTTGTCGAGAGCGATGATGCCGCCCGGTCGGAGCATCTCCAGAGCGGCCTCATAGTAAAGGTCATAGGCCTCTTTGTCCGCATCGATGAAGGCCATATCGAAGGGACCATGAATATCGCGCACGGTCTCCCGGGCATCGCCCATGACCACTCTGATCTTCTTTCCATAAGGTACTCGGCGGAAATATTTCCTGGCGATATCGACCGCCTCGGGATCTCGGTCCAGCGTGTAGAGTACACCGTCGTCGGGTAAGGCGGACGCCATCATCATTGCTGAGTAGCCAGTGAAGGTTCCGAACTCGAGCACCCGTTTGGCCCTGGTCATCGCCACCAGGAATCTCAGGAAAGTACCCTCCACCTCACCGACCTGCATTCCCGGGTTGGACATCTTGGCATATGTCTCCTCCTTCAGGTCACGGAACACCTGGTCAACATCCCGGGTGTTCTTCGAGGCATACTCCTCGATGGCTTGGTCATAGGGATTCATGCGGTAACACTCTGGTGCCATTGAATAATAAACCCTTCCGAGATCGGTGAACGGATCCTGGAGAACGTCGTAACAACCATGCTTTATCTATCAGCGCCTGGAATAGTATTCATCGAATGGAAGAGTGCCCATGACGACCAAGGAGATAGCCGAAAAGAGGTCGGTAGTATTACGCAAGAAGCCGTACTCCGGAGGCCGGGTCATCTATTGGATGGACCGGGACCAGCGCGCCCAGGACAATTGGGCGCTCATTTATGCCATGAAGGAGGCGAACGATAAAGGGGTTCCGCTTTGCGTTGTGTTCTGTCTTTATCAAGAGAATCTCGGGGCGACTCTGAGGCAGTATCATTTCATGGTCGGCGGTCTCCGACAATTGGAGACAAGGCTCGGACAATCCGGCATCGGATTCTACCTCCTGGAAGGTCTACCCGGGATCGAGCTTCCCGCCTTCCTGTATCGCATGAGAGCGGGGCTGCTGGTCACTGATTTCGACCCATTGAGGACCAGCATGGATTGGAAACAGAGAGTGGTGGCGGCCCTGGACATACCGGTGGTGGAGGTGGACGCCCACAATATCGTTCCATGCCGTGAGGTGTCGAAGCGTAGGGTCATGTCGTTCGCCAGTTTCCGAGAGAAGGTCATCCCCTTGCTCCCAGAATATCTGGTGGATTACCCAGAATCGGTTCGACCGGACCTGGTCTGGGAGATGGAACAGAAGCCGACCGATTGGGACGCGGCCTTGAACAACCTGCATCTGGACGATGGGGTCAAACCCCTTGTCTGGATATCTCCGGGAGAGGAAGAGGCCGGGGCCGCCTTGGAGAGATTCTGCCGAGAAAGGATGTCTGAATATCCTGAAGGATTGGTCGACCCCTCGAAGAACGCCCAATCTGACCTGTCACCTTACCTGCATTTCGGACAGCTTTCATCGCAGAGGGCAGTGCTGAACGTCAAGGCGACCAGAGCAGAGGAATCCGTCAAATCACTTTTCATCGATCAGATAGTGGTCAAGAAGGAGATCGCCGACAACTTCTGCCTCCACACCCCGATCTATGATTCGGTCGGAGCGCTGCCCGAATGGGCCAGGAGAACGATCAACGGCCACCGGTCTGACATCAGGGAACATCTCTATTCACTACAACAGCTTGACCAGGGGCTCACGCATGATCCGCTGTGGAACGCCGCCCAGATGGAGCTGGTCAAACGGGGAAAGATCCACGGCTATCTGAGAGAGTATTGGGCGAACAAGATCATGGAATGGACCAGAAGCCCGGAGGAGGCTTTCAGCTTCGCCATCCACCTCAACGACCGGTATTCGCTGGATGGCCGGGATCCGAGCGGCTATACCGGGATCGCGATGGTCATTGGCGGCCTGTACGGCCGTCCTTGGCAGTCGAAGGAAGTGCTCGGGAAGGTGAGAAGGATGACCTATACCGGGGCAAGGCTCAAGTTCGATATCCATGCATATGAGGAGAAGGTCAAGAATCTGTGAAGACCAGGAAATGATTCCCTATCGACGTGGCTGAAGCGATCTCTCTTGATACGATCTCAACAGAGGATAGGAGTTCTTGACCATCTGGTGCAGAGATTTTCTCAGATGTTCGCCATAGGTGGAACGGGATATGCCTTCCCTTTTGGCAACCTCGTCCATCTCCACCTTGGCCGGCACATCCAATAGTCCGCTGTCAAAGGCTGTGGCCAGGACGCCGAGCTGGCGGTCGGAGATGCCGTCGAACAGGTGAACGGGAACGATACCAGAGTCCAGGATGAGGTCCAAGTTCTCCCGCCCATGGTGGGAGATCACCTCTACCTCACTGTCCTTGGAGCAGATATCGATGAACCGGCGCAGATCTGGCCGGGAAGGGGAGAATATCCGGTAGTGGGCCCAGCCCCCAACGAACACGACGGGTGGAATGAGCCAACATCGGCATCGATGCGCTACATTATCGATCGAGTTGGGGTCGTTGCAGGAACATATGCTCATGGTGAGTACTGCCGAGGCGCCATCCAGGAACGAATGGTCCACTTCCAAGGCCGTTTGTGCCTCCTCGACGATCCTCTCCGCCTGCTCTGGGCTCTTTGCTGAAACGTAGAGCATTTCATTCGCGTTCAAGCACCAAAGCGCCATTCTGGCCTCGGGATACCGTCCAGCGAAGTTGCAGAAGGTGCGGTCATGATGCATTCTCAAAGAGGTGTCAAGGAACTTCATGTTTCATCACCTGAACTAAGATACATCGTCCGGAGGCCAATCAATCTATCGCCGGCTTTCCGCCCTAGGGCGGTAGAAATGGGAAATCCGGGCCGGTGGTTATCATCAGGCATGAGCAAAGACCCGGAATTGAACGCATACCTGAAGAACGAATGGAAGAACGACCGTAGCTGGCTGACAAATGGGCCTGACTGCTGCCCGGACGAAGAAGGCATCGTCTTAGCATTGAGGATGAGGCTAAGGAGGACGGTCAAGGCACTCGATGAAACCTACGGCCAGATAGCTTGCTGTCTATGAACGGGACCGGATCCATATTTATCGGGCCAGCTCCCAGGAGAACTCCTCCAGCTTCTCGATCGGGAGCATGGCGTCGTACACTCGATTCGAAGGTGCTGCCTCGGTGTCGGAACCGATGTACGCGTCCCTTACCTTCATACCCGCCAGACGTCTGAAGGTCTCCGCAAGGCAGGCTTTGGCAAGGCCCATCCTCTGGTAGTCGGGATGGGTGGCGATAGGGTCGATCTCAGCATAGTTCTGCTTCCAGTCGATCCTCGCCTCAGTGCATGAGACGCATCTTCCCCCGGGGGACAGAACCTGCACCAGCATGCTCGGCAGGAATCCGGGCGCCTTTCGCTTCGATTCGAACCATTCCTGGTTGATGGATTGCTTTCCGAACGCCTTGTTAATGACCTCGATGGTCCCATTGGCATCACCGGAATGCCCGAGGTCGGTGAGAGAGAATCCATCCATCAGAGGAGATGCGTGCGGCGAAAGCATCGTGTCGTACCTCCGCAGGAACCATCGGGAGCCGGTTATGTGGTATCCTCGCCTCTTCAGAAGGTTCTGTCTCCAGACATCGTGGGCGAAGGCGGAAACGACGATACGGTCCTTGTCGCGACCCCACTGATCCTCGATCCAGGTCAATATCCTGTCCTCCAGGTCTCGCCGGTCAGGACTCACCTGCAGGGTCATAACATCTCCTCTCTCGCTGACCGCCAAGCCGACGATCCTAGCCCCCTCTCTCCATACGTGAAGGTTCCTGGAAAAGAAATCAGGATCGACCTCTTTGAAACGAGAGTTCCCTCCATACCTCCAGTCACCCATCCGGGTCAGCGACCAGTTCCGAAGTGAGTGGAACATGCCATATGATTCGCTCAGGAAGGCCAATACCTGGGAGAGTTCGTTCTCCGAATCCACATAGGCTGAATCGACCAGATCCATTCAATTCTCCTTAATCAATATTTCTAATCATGAAATAATTAAAGGCCGGGCATGATTACCCGGGCCTTCGGGAAGAAGGTGATTCAGACCCCGTAGACATACTTGCACTTGCGCTCAAGGTATTTTATGAACGGCGCTATGTCAAGGTCCCTTCCAGTGACGTTCTTGACCAGGTCGGCAGGGTCGTAGAGGCTGCCCTTGGAGTGGATGTTCTGCGCCAGCCATTGCTTCACCGGAAGATAGTTGCCGCCCTTGATCTCCTTCCTCCACGATGGCAGGTCCCTGTCCATCTTCTCTAGGAACATCCCGCCATATATGTTGCCAAGGGCATAGCTGGGGAAATATCCCAGGGAACCGCTCGACCAGTGCACGTCCTGCATCACTCCCTCGGAATCGTTCTCGATCTTCATGCCCAGATATTTGTCGTATCGTTCATTCCAGGCCTGAGGAAGCTCTTCCACGGAGAGCTTGCCGGACATGATGTCCTTCTCCATCTCGAACCTGACGATGATGTGCAGTCCGTATGTCGCCTCATCCGCCTCGATGCGGACCTTCGACGGTTCGAAAATGTTGACCGCGGACACGAAGTCGTTGGTCTTGATCCCCGTGAGCGCCTTGCCGGTGATCTTCTTCAGGCGCGGCAGCATGTACGAGAGGAACTCGGGGCTGCGTCCGATCATATTCTCCACATACCGGCTCTGCGATTCGTGGATGCCGTAGCTGCATGGTGTTCCGATCGGCTGGTACATCCATTCCTGCGGTATGCCCTGTTCGTAAAGAGCATGTCCGCCCTCATGCATGACGCTATAGATGCTGGAGGAAAACCTGTTCGGGTAATAGTGGGTCGTGATCCGTACATCTGAGTAGTAGCCGGTGGTGAACGGGTGCTCGGCCTCGTCCAGGCGGCCTCCGGCGCTTTCCCCCTCGGTGACAAAACCGATGAACCTCATCGCCTCAGCGCTGATCTTCCGCTGCGCCTCGATGGGG
This DNA window, taken from Methanomassiliicoccales archaeon, encodes the following:
- a CDS encoding GNAT family N-acetyltransferase; amino-acid sequence: MDLVDSAYVDSENELSQVLAFLSESYGMFHSLRNWSLTRMGDWRYGGNSRFKEVDPDFFSRNLHVWREGARIVGLAVSERGDVMTLQVSPDRRDLEDRILTWIEDQWGRDKDRIVVSAFAHDVWRQNLLKRRGYHITGSRWFLRRYDTMLSPHASPLMDGFSLTDLGHSGDANGTIEVINKAFGKQSINQEWFESKRKAPGFLPSMLVQVLSPGGRCVSCTEARIDWKQNYAEIDPIATHPDYQRMGLAKACLAETFRRLAGMKVRDAYIGSDTEAAPSNRVYDAMLPIEKLEEFSWELAR
- a CDS encoding peroxiredoxin, producing MKGLQEGDKAPAFKLLDQDGKEVDMAEHIAKKVLVIYFYPKDFTSGCTMEAHAFREMHEAFQKEGAEIFGISGDSVESHKKFAIEHELPFTLLSDPGNKVRDMFGAYGLAHVVGRVTYVVDKNGVIRMVFSSNIQPKDHVERSIEKVRELAKA
- a CDS encoding PAS domain S-box protein encodes the protein MEANPYFFASIVESSNDAVIAKNSDGIITFWNRGAENIYGYHAEEVMSKPISILIPPGVVDEVPAILERIKKGEKIHHYETQRRRKDGQIIQVSISISPIKDKEGRFVGACTIARDVTEEVASRRAAEDKLGGASQYARSLIEASLDPLVTISADGKITDVNEATIKVTGVSRDNLIGTD
- a CDS encoding deoxyribodipyrimidine photo-lyase is translated as MTTKEIAEKRSVVLRKKPYSGGRVIYWMDRDQRAQDNWALIYAMKEANDKGVPLCVVFCLYQENLGATLRQYHFMVGGLRQLETRLGQSGIGFYLLEGLPGIELPAFLYRMRAGLLVTDFDPLRTSMDWKQRVVAALDIPVVEVDAHNIVPCREVSKRRVMSFASFREKVIPLLPEYLVDYPESVRPDLVWEMEQKPTDWDAALNNLHLDDGVKPLVWISPGEEEAGAALERFCRERMSEYPEGLVDPSKNAQSDLSPYLHFGQLSSQRAVLNVKATRAEESVKSLFIDQIVVKKEIADNFCLHTPIYDSVGALPEWARRTINGHRSDIREHLYSLQQLDQGLTHDPLWNAAQMELVKRGKIHGYLREYWANKIMEWTRSPEEAFSFAIHLNDRYSLDGRDPSGYTGIAMVIGGLYGRPWQSKEVLGKVRRMTYTGARLKFDIHAYEEKVKNL
- a CDS encoding carboxypeptidase M32 codes for the protein MSSVIQDSYDQLLERSKRLTVLGTTAALAGWDMQTYMPARGIGLRSEQLSLMSILYHQALTDPKVAEMLEKIEGSREYADLGQEQKRNVHLMRKAYDETSKIPEALVAKMSKQETVTFDAWRKAKAAKDYKAYAPELSKMIELKKEAAQILMDVKGMKTSYDALLDSFEPGITADKIDEVFSGMREGLVRIVKKVESSGVRPDDKFLSRTVPIEAQRKISAEAMRFIGFVTEGESAGGRLDEAEHPFTTGYYSDVRITTHYYPNRFSSSIYSVMHEGGHALYEQGIPQEWMYQPIGTPCSYGIHESQSRYVENMIGRSPEFLSYMLPRLKKITGKALTGIKTNDFVSAVNIFEPSKVRIEADEATYGLHIIVRFEMEKDIMSGKLSVEELPQAWNERYDKYLGMKIENDSEGVMQDVHWSSGSLGYFPSYALGNIYGGMFLEKMDRDLPSWRKEIKGGNYLPVKQWLAQNIHSKGSLYDPADLVKNVTGRDLDIAPFIKYLERKCKYVYGV
- a CDS encoding helix-turn-helix domain-containing protein, which codes for MKFLDTSLRMHHDRTFCNFAGRYPEARMALWCLNANEMLYVSAKSPEQAERIVEEAQTALEVDHSFLDGASAVLTMSICSCNDPNSIDNVAHRCRCWLIPPVVFVGGWAHYRIFSPSRPDLRRFIDICSKDSEVEVISHHGRENLDLILDSGIVPVHLFDGISDRQLGVLATAFDSGLLDVPAKVEMDEVAKREGISRSTYGEHLRKSLHQMVKNSYPLLRSYQERSLQPRR
- a CDS encoding class I SAM-dependent methyltransferase — its product is MAPECYRMNPYDQAIEEYASKNTRDVDQVFRDLKEETYAKMSNPGMQVGEVEGTFLRFLVAMTRAKRVLEFGTFTGYSAMMMASALPDDGVLYTLDRDPEAVDIARKYFRRVPYGKKIRVVMGDARETVRDIHGPFDMAFIDADKEAYDLYYEAALEMLRPGGIIALDNMLWYGKVLDPPVDDKDALAIVAMNEKINGDKRVENVLLTVRDGIMLVRKLPTP